A stretch of the Candidatus Zixiibacteriota bacterium genome encodes the following:
- a CDS encoding 2-C-methyl-D-erythritol 2,4-cyclodiphosphate synthase, translating into MADLRIGHGFDVHAFADDRELVVGGVIIPHERGLAGWSDADVLLHAIMDALLGAAGLPDIGQQFPPGDPAYRQADSAVLLSRVGHLVRSAGYTRILNIDAIIMAERPRMNPHIPAMRKAIAEVLRIKEAQVNVKATTTEQLGFVGREEGIAASAVCLIAGDE; encoded by the coding sequence ATGGCTGACCTGCGCATCGGGCACGGGTTTGACGTCCACGCGTTCGCCGACGACCGCGAGCTGGTGGTGGGCGGAGTGATTATCCCGCACGAGCGCGGGCTGGCCGGCTGGTCGGACGCCGACGTTCTCCTGCACGCCATCATGGATGCGCTCCTGGGGGCGGCCGGCCTGCCCGATATCGGGCAGCAGTTCCCGCCGGGCGATCCGGCCTACCGCCAGGCCGACTCGGCCGTGCTCCTGTCGCGGGTCGGCCACCTGGTGCGGTCGGCCGGGTATACCCGCATCCTCAACATTGACGCGATCATCATGGCCGAGCGCCCCAGGATGAACCCGCATATTCCGGCGATGCGCAAGGCAATCGCGGAGGTGCTGCGGATCAAGGAGGCGCAGGTGAATGTGAAAGCCACGACCACCGAGCAACTCGGTTTCGTCGGGCGGGAAGAGGGGATCGCCGCGAGCGCGGTGTGTCTGATAGCCGGCGATGAATGA
- a CDS encoding VTT domain-containing protein, which produces MNENPEQIGRYLDYLFTFGPGLVYVTLFAACFMENVFPPFPGDSFIAAAGALVGAGRLDLYLSFALVLAGGMSSVMLMYGVGRRYGREYFLVKDYKYFSAADILAFERHLARWGGLLLVCSRFVIGLRSAIALGAGIARYPVRRMAVYSLLSYIVFTAALFYLAMVVVDNLQRIADYFRTYNMIVWPIVGLATAALVAWKIQQVRTRSK; this is translated from the coding sequence ATGAATGAGAACCCCGAACAGATCGGCCGCTACCTGGACTACCTGTTCACGTTCGGCCCCGGGCTGGTGTACGTGACGCTGTTCGCGGCCTGCTTCATGGAGAACGTGTTCCCGCCTTTTCCCGGCGACAGTTTCATTGCGGCGGCCGGGGCGCTGGTCGGGGCGGGGCGGCTGGATTTGTACCTGAGTTTCGCGCTAGTGCTCGCGGGGGGGATGAGTTCGGTCATGCTCATGTACGGTGTGGGCCGCCGCTACGGCCGCGAGTATTTCCTGGTCAAAGACTACAAGTATTTCTCGGCGGCGGACATCCTGGCTTTCGAAAGGCACCTGGCGCGCTGGGGGGGGCTCCTTCTGGTGTGCTCGCGGTTCGTGATCGGCCTGCGGAGCGCTATCGCGCTGGGGGCGGGCATCGCCCGCTACCCGGTCCGGCGCATGGCGGTCTACTCGCTGCTGTCCTACATCGTGTTCACGGCGGCCCTCTTCTACCTCGCCATGGTTGTTGTTGATAACCTCCAGCGGATTGCCGACTATTTCCGGACGTACAACATGATTGTTTGGCCGATCGTGGGGCTGGCGACGGCTGCCCTGGTAGCGTGGAAAATCCAGCAGGTGAGAACGAGGTCGAAATGA